One Spinacia oleracea cultivar Varoflay chromosome 4, BTI_SOV_V1, whole genome shotgun sequence DNA segment encodes these proteins:
- the LOC130471756 gene encoding uncharacterized protein, which produces MERGPRLTDEHKAMLTCDFSVSDVKKVLDDIPKSFRTRKMLKEINVTSITLVPKVSVPATVGDIRPITCCSILYKCISKLLCEKLGAMLPNIISQNKGAFVVGRSILHNVLICQDIIKVCKKGQTQPNFFLKLDLQKAYDTMEWGFIQEVMSYLEFPPFFIKLIMTCLTTT; this is translated from the exons ATGGAAAGGGGTCCTAGGTTGACTGATGAACATAAAGCAATGTTAACCTGTGATTTCAGTGTTTCAGATGTTAAGAAAGTTCTTGATGACATTCCTA AGTCTTTTAGAACAAGGAAAATGCTAAAGGAGATTAATGTAACCTCCATCACCCTTGTTCCAAAGGTGAGTGTGCCTGCTACAGTTGGAGACATTAGGCCCATAACATGTTGCTCTATATTGTACAAGTGCATTTCTAAATTATTGTGTGAGAAATTAGGAGCTATGTTGCCTAATATCATTTCCCAGAATAAAGGGGCATTTGTTGTAGGGAGATCAATCCTGCATAATGTCCTCATTTGTCAAGATATCATTAAGGTGTGCAAGAAGGGTCAAACTCAACCAAATTTCTTTCTGAAACTGGATCTTCAGAAGGCTTATGACACCATGGAGTGGGGTTTCATTCAAGAAGTGATGTCTTACCTGGAGTTTCCACCATTCTTCATTAAGTTGATCATGACTTGCTTAACTACTACTTAG